The following coding sequences lie in one Arachis hypogaea cultivar Tifrunner chromosome 4, arahy.Tifrunner.gnm2.J5K5, whole genome shotgun sequence genomic window:
- the LOC112797539 gene encoding sterol 3-beta-glucosyltransferase UGT80A2 isoform X2 produces the protein MAESSSNTRLSNSSDEVSVYLDAEPRSTTDIATTSSSSGHVDRDTSITRHSLAEVMAMAEAEAEPAPTRHSRYHRQKSATKVRKNTGIGSIMKFLDENLPAKKRLRFLKRASVIKDDGTVEFDVPRDINPPENIGTTVTSREPCNESGEAIPYHDIHPLQIVMLIVGTRGDVQPFVAIGKRLQEDGHRVRLASHKNFKDFVLSAGLEFYPLGGDPKVLAGYMVKNKGFLPSGRSEIHKQRNQIKAIINSLLPACNSADPDTHVAFNADAIIANPPAYAHTHVAEFLKVPLHIFFTMPWTPTNEFPHPLSRVKQQIAYRLSYQIVDSLIWLGIRDLINEFRKKKLKLRPITYLSGSYTSPPNMPYGYIWSPHLVPKPKDWGPNIDVVGFCFLDLASDYEPPISLLEWLEEGEKEGKKPIYIGFGSLPLEQPDKMTQIIIEALDKTGQRGIINKGWGGLGNLAETKNSVYLLDNCPHDWLFPRCKAVCPTTIVPFFGDQPFWGERVHARGVGPAPIPVDEFTLGRLVDAINYMLKPEVKRNAEELADAMKHEDGVAGAVAAFYKHYHPQTLDSETNHQPVATVPRLGFSFLGCFGLSRSKSTTSR, from the exons ATGGCGGAATCTTCGAGCAACACTCGCCTATCGAATTCTTCCGACGAGGTTTCAGTCTACTTGGACGCCGAACCTCGATCTACTACCGACATTGCCACCACCTCATCCTCTTCAG GGCATGTTGACAGGGACACGTCAATTACTAGGCATAGTTTGGCTGAAGTTATGGCTATGGCTGAAGCTGAAGCTGAACCTGCACCGACTCGTCATAGCCGGTATCACCGCCAAAAGAGTGCTACTAAAGTTAGGAAGAACACCGGAATCGGCTCCATTATGAAGTTCCTTGATGAGAATCTTCCCGCCAAGAAAAGG CTTCGATTTCTAAAAAGAGCTTCTGTGATTAAGGATGATGGCACTGTTGAATTTGATGTACCAAGAGATATCAATCCCCCAGAAAACATTGGAACTACGGTTACCTCTAGGGAACCTTGCAATGAATCTGGGGAAGCAATACCCTATCATGATATTCATCCACTTCAAATAGTAATGCTTATAGTTGGCACTCGGGGAGATGTCCAGCCATTTGTTGCTATTGGGAAGCGTCTAcag gAAGATGGCCACAGAGTTAGGCTAGCTAGCCATAAGAATTTCAAAGATTTTGTTTTGAGTGCAGGCTTGGAGTTTTACCCTTTAGGTGGAGATCCCAAGGTTCTTGCTGGTT ATATGGTCAAGAATAAAGGCTTCTTGCCGTCGGGCCGCTCAGAAATTCATAAACAAAGAAATCAGATAAAGGCTATTATCAACTCTTTGCTTCCAGCTTGCAACAGTGCTGATCCAGATACTCATGTTGCATTTAATGCAGATGCAATAATTGCCAACCCTCCAGCATACG CGCATACTCATGTTGCTGAGTTTCTAAAAGTTCCACTTCACATATTCTTTACAATGCCATGGAC GCCAACAAATGAATTCCCTCATCCTCTTTCCCGCGTTAAGCAACAAATTGCATATAGA CTGTCGTATCAAATAGTTGATTCTTTAATCTGGCTTGGAATACGAGATTTAATAAATGAATTTAGGAAGAAGAAGCTAAAGCTAAGGCCTATTACTTATCTAAGTGGATCTTATACGTCCCCTCCTAACATGCCCTATGGTTATATATGGAGCCCTCATTTGGTCCCTAAACCAAAAG ATTGGGGACCCAACattgatgttgttggattttgtTTCCTTGACCTTGCTTCAGATTATGAGCCACCAATATCATTATTAGAGTGGCTTGAAGAAGGCGAAAAGGAAGGCAAAAAACCTATATATATTGGATTTGGTAGCCTT CCTCTAGAGCAGCCAGACAAAATGACACAAATTATAATTGAAGCTCTGGATAAAACCGGGCAGAGAGGAATCATCAACAAAGGCTGGGGTGGACTTGGGAATT TGGCAGAAACAAAGAATTCCGTGTACTTATTGGACAACTGTCCACATGATTGGCTATTCCCAAGATGCAAGGCTGTG TGCCCAACAACAATTGTACCATTCTTTGGGGACCAGCCATTTTGGGGAGAGCGAGTGCATGCCAGAGGAGTAGGCCCGGCACCAATTCCAGTGGATGAATTTACATTAGGCAGGCTGGTTGATGCTATAAACTATATGCTGAAGCCAgag GTGAAAAGGAATGCCGAAGAACTTGCCGATGCCATGAAACACGAAGATGGGGTGGCAGGAGCAGTTGCAGCCTTCTATAAACATTATCATCCTCAAACACTTGATTCCGAGACCAACCATCAACCAGTAGCCACCGTGCCTAGACTTGGGTTCTCCTTCCTAGGATGCTTTGGTCTCTCTAGATCTAAATCCACAACTTCTAGATAG
- the LOC112797539 gene encoding sterol 3-beta-glucosyltransferase UGT80A2 isoform X1: MAESSSNTRLSNSSDEVSVYLDAEPRSTTDIATTSSSSGHVDRDTSITRHSLAEVMAMAEAEAEPAPTRHSRYHRQKSATKVRKNTGIGSIMKFLDENLPAKKRLRFLKRASVIKDDGTVEFDVPRDINPPENIGTTVTSREPCNESGEAIPYHDIHPLQIVMLIVGTRGDVQPFVAIGKRLQEDGHRVRLASHKNFKDFVLSAGLEFYPLGGDPKVLAGYMVKNKGFLPSGRSEIHKQRNQIKAIINSLLPACNSADPDTHVAFNADAIIANPPAYAHTHVAEFLKVPLHIFFTMPWTPTNEFPHPLSRVKQQIAYRLSYQIVDSLIWLGIRDLINEFRKKKLKLRPITYLSGSYTSPPNMPYGYIWSPHLVPKPKDWGPNIDVVGFCFLDLASDYEPPISLLEWLEEGEKEGKKPIYIGFGSLPLEQPDKMTQIIIEALDKTGQRGIINKGWGGLGNLAETKNSVYLLDNCPHDWLFPRCKAVVHHGGAGTTAAGLRAACPTTIVPFFGDQPFWGERVHARGVGPAPIPVDEFTLGRLVDAINYMLKPEVKRNAEELADAMKHEDGVAGAVAAFYKHYHPQTLDSETNHQPVATVPRLGFSFLGCFGLSRSKSTTSR; the protein is encoded by the exons ATGGCGGAATCTTCGAGCAACACTCGCCTATCGAATTCTTCCGACGAGGTTTCAGTCTACTTGGACGCCGAACCTCGATCTACTACCGACATTGCCACCACCTCATCCTCTTCAG GGCATGTTGACAGGGACACGTCAATTACTAGGCATAGTTTGGCTGAAGTTATGGCTATGGCTGAAGCTGAAGCTGAACCTGCACCGACTCGTCATAGCCGGTATCACCGCCAAAAGAGTGCTACTAAAGTTAGGAAGAACACCGGAATCGGCTCCATTATGAAGTTCCTTGATGAGAATCTTCCCGCCAAGAAAAGG CTTCGATTTCTAAAAAGAGCTTCTGTGATTAAGGATGATGGCACTGTTGAATTTGATGTACCAAGAGATATCAATCCCCCAGAAAACATTGGAACTACGGTTACCTCTAGGGAACCTTGCAATGAATCTGGGGAAGCAATACCCTATCATGATATTCATCCACTTCAAATAGTAATGCTTATAGTTGGCACTCGGGGAGATGTCCAGCCATTTGTTGCTATTGGGAAGCGTCTAcag gAAGATGGCCACAGAGTTAGGCTAGCTAGCCATAAGAATTTCAAAGATTTTGTTTTGAGTGCAGGCTTGGAGTTTTACCCTTTAGGTGGAGATCCCAAGGTTCTTGCTGGTT ATATGGTCAAGAATAAAGGCTTCTTGCCGTCGGGCCGCTCAGAAATTCATAAACAAAGAAATCAGATAAAGGCTATTATCAACTCTTTGCTTCCAGCTTGCAACAGTGCTGATCCAGATACTCATGTTGCATTTAATGCAGATGCAATAATTGCCAACCCTCCAGCATACG CGCATACTCATGTTGCTGAGTTTCTAAAAGTTCCACTTCACATATTCTTTACAATGCCATGGAC GCCAACAAATGAATTCCCTCATCCTCTTTCCCGCGTTAAGCAACAAATTGCATATAGA CTGTCGTATCAAATAGTTGATTCTTTAATCTGGCTTGGAATACGAGATTTAATAAATGAATTTAGGAAGAAGAAGCTAAAGCTAAGGCCTATTACTTATCTAAGTGGATCTTATACGTCCCCTCCTAACATGCCCTATGGTTATATATGGAGCCCTCATTTGGTCCCTAAACCAAAAG ATTGGGGACCCAACattgatgttgttggattttgtTTCCTTGACCTTGCTTCAGATTATGAGCCACCAATATCATTATTAGAGTGGCTTGAAGAAGGCGAAAAGGAAGGCAAAAAACCTATATATATTGGATTTGGTAGCCTT CCTCTAGAGCAGCCAGACAAAATGACACAAATTATAATTGAAGCTCTGGATAAAACCGGGCAGAGAGGAATCATCAACAAAGGCTGGGGTGGACTTGGGAATT TGGCAGAAACAAAGAATTCCGTGTACTTATTGGACAACTGTCCACATGATTGGCTATTCCCAAGATGCAAGGCTGTG GTGCATCATGGGGGTGCTGGAACAACTGCTGCTGGTCTTAGAGCTGCA TGCCCAACAACAATTGTACCATTCTTTGGGGACCAGCCATTTTGGGGAGAGCGAGTGCATGCCAGAGGAGTAGGCCCGGCACCAATTCCAGTGGATGAATTTACATTAGGCAGGCTGGTTGATGCTATAAACTATATGCTGAAGCCAgag GTGAAAAGGAATGCCGAAGAACTTGCCGATGCCATGAAACACGAAGATGGGGTGGCAGGAGCAGTTGCAGCCTTCTATAAACATTATCATCCTCAAACACTTGATTCCGAGACCAACCATCAACCAGTAGCCACCGTGCCTAGACTTGGGTTCTCCTTCCTAGGATGCTTTGGTCTCTCTAGATCTAAATCCACAACTTCTAGATAG
- the LOC112797539 gene encoding sterol 3-beta-glucosyltransferase UGT80A2 isoform X4 — protein sequence MAESSSNTRLSNSSDEVSVYLDAEPRSTTDIATTSSSSGHVDRDTSITRHSLAEVMAMAEAEAEPAPTRHSRYHRQKSATKVRKNTGIGSIMKFLDENLPAKKRLRFLKRASVIKDDGTVEFDVPRDINPPENIGTTVTSREPCNESGEAIPYHDIHPLQIVMLIVGTRGDVQPFVAIGKRLQEDGHRVRLASHKNFKDFVLSAGLEFYPLGGDPKVLAGYMVKNKGFLPSGRSEIHKQRNQIKAIINSLLPACNSADPDTHVAFNADAIIANPPAYAHTHVAEFLKVPLHIFFTMPWTPTNEFPHPLSRVKQQIAYRLSYQIVDSLIWLGIRDLINEFRKKKLKLRPITYLSGSYTSPPNMPYGYIWSPHLVPKPKDWGPNIDVVGFCFLDLASDYEPPISLLEWLEEGEKEGKKPIYIGFGSLPLEQPDKMTQIIIEALDKTGQRGIINKGWGGLGNLAETKNSVYLLDNCPHDWLFPRCKAVML from the exons ATGGCGGAATCTTCGAGCAACACTCGCCTATCGAATTCTTCCGACGAGGTTTCAGTCTACTTGGACGCCGAACCTCGATCTACTACCGACATTGCCACCACCTCATCCTCTTCAG GGCATGTTGACAGGGACACGTCAATTACTAGGCATAGTTTGGCTGAAGTTATGGCTATGGCTGAAGCTGAAGCTGAACCTGCACCGACTCGTCATAGCCGGTATCACCGCCAAAAGAGTGCTACTAAAGTTAGGAAGAACACCGGAATCGGCTCCATTATGAAGTTCCTTGATGAGAATCTTCCCGCCAAGAAAAGG CTTCGATTTCTAAAAAGAGCTTCTGTGATTAAGGATGATGGCACTGTTGAATTTGATGTACCAAGAGATATCAATCCCCCAGAAAACATTGGAACTACGGTTACCTCTAGGGAACCTTGCAATGAATCTGGGGAAGCAATACCCTATCATGATATTCATCCACTTCAAATAGTAATGCTTATAGTTGGCACTCGGGGAGATGTCCAGCCATTTGTTGCTATTGGGAAGCGTCTAcag gAAGATGGCCACAGAGTTAGGCTAGCTAGCCATAAGAATTTCAAAGATTTTGTTTTGAGTGCAGGCTTGGAGTTTTACCCTTTAGGTGGAGATCCCAAGGTTCTTGCTGGTT ATATGGTCAAGAATAAAGGCTTCTTGCCGTCGGGCCGCTCAGAAATTCATAAACAAAGAAATCAGATAAAGGCTATTATCAACTCTTTGCTTCCAGCTTGCAACAGTGCTGATCCAGATACTCATGTTGCATTTAATGCAGATGCAATAATTGCCAACCCTCCAGCATACG CGCATACTCATGTTGCTGAGTTTCTAAAAGTTCCACTTCACATATTCTTTACAATGCCATGGAC GCCAACAAATGAATTCCCTCATCCTCTTTCCCGCGTTAAGCAACAAATTGCATATAGA CTGTCGTATCAAATAGTTGATTCTTTAATCTGGCTTGGAATACGAGATTTAATAAATGAATTTAGGAAGAAGAAGCTAAAGCTAAGGCCTATTACTTATCTAAGTGGATCTTATACGTCCCCTCCTAACATGCCCTATGGTTATATATGGAGCCCTCATTTGGTCCCTAAACCAAAAG ATTGGGGACCCAACattgatgttgttggattttgtTTCCTTGACCTTGCTTCAGATTATGAGCCACCAATATCATTATTAGAGTGGCTTGAAGAAGGCGAAAAGGAAGGCAAAAAACCTATATATATTGGATTTGGTAGCCTT CCTCTAGAGCAGCCAGACAAAATGACACAAATTATAATTGAAGCTCTGGATAAAACCGGGCAGAGAGGAATCATCAACAAAGGCTGGGGTGGACTTGGGAATT TGGCAGAAACAAAGAATTCCGTGTACTTATTGGACAACTGTCCACATGATTGGCTATTCCCAAGATGCAAGGCTGTG ATGTTGTAA
- the LOC112797539 gene encoding sterol 3-beta-glucosyltransferase UGT80A2 isoform X3: MAMAEAEAEPAPTRHSRYHRQKSATKVRKNTGIGSIMKFLDENLPAKKRLRFLKRASVIKDDGTVEFDVPRDINPPENIGTTVTSREPCNESGEAIPYHDIHPLQIVMLIVGTRGDVQPFVAIGKRLQEDGHRVRLASHKNFKDFVLSAGLEFYPLGGDPKVLAGYMVKNKGFLPSGRSEIHKQRNQIKAIINSLLPACNSADPDTHVAFNADAIIANPPAYAHTHVAEFLKVPLHIFFTMPWTPTNEFPHPLSRVKQQIAYRLSYQIVDSLIWLGIRDLINEFRKKKLKLRPITYLSGSYTSPPNMPYGYIWSPHLVPKPKDWGPNIDVVGFCFLDLASDYEPPISLLEWLEEGEKEGKKPIYIGFGSLPLEQPDKMTQIIIEALDKTGQRGIINKGWGGLGNLAETKNSVYLLDNCPHDWLFPRCKAVVHHGGAGTTAAGLRAACPTTIVPFFGDQPFWGERVHARGVGPAPIPVDEFTLGRLVDAINYMLKPEVKRNAEELADAMKHEDGVAGAVAAFYKHYHPQTLDSETNHQPVATVPRLGFSFLGCFGLSRSKSTTSR, translated from the exons ATGGCTATGGCTGAAGCTGAAGCTGAACCTGCACCGACTCGTCATAGCCGGTATCACCGCCAAAAGAGTGCTACTAAAGTTAGGAAGAACACCGGAATCGGCTCCATTATGAAGTTCCTTGATGAGAATCTTCCCGCCAAGAAAAGG CTTCGATTTCTAAAAAGAGCTTCTGTGATTAAGGATGATGGCACTGTTGAATTTGATGTACCAAGAGATATCAATCCCCCAGAAAACATTGGAACTACGGTTACCTCTAGGGAACCTTGCAATGAATCTGGGGAAGCAATACCCTATCATGATATTCATCCACTTCAAATAGTAATGCTTATAGTTGGCACTCGGGGAGATGTCCAGCCATTTGTTGCTATTGGGAAGCGTCTAcag gAAGATGGCCACAGAGTTAGGCTAGCTAGCCATAAGAATTTCAAAGATTTTGTTTTGAGTGCAGGCTTGGAGTTTTACCCTTTAGGTGGAGATCCCAAGGTTCTTGCTGGTT ATATGGTCAAGAATAAAGGCTTCTTGCCGTCGGGCCGCTCAGAAATTCATAAACAAAGAAATCAGATAAAGGCTATTATCAACTCTTTGCTTCCAGCTTGCAACAGTGCTGATCCAGATACTCATGTTGCATTTAATGCAGATGCAATAATTGCCAACCCTCCAGCATACG CGCATACTCATGTTGCTGAGTTTCTAAAAGTTCCACTTCACATATTCTTTACAATGCCATGGAC GCCAACAAATGAATTCCCTCATCCTCTTTCCCGCGTTAAGCAACAAATTGCATATAGA CTGTCGTATCAAATAGTTGATTCTTTAATCTGGCTTGGAATACGAGATTTAATAAATGAATTTAGGAAGAAGAAGCTAAAGCTAAGGCCTATTACTTATCTAAGTGGATCTTATACGTCCCCTCCTAACATGCCCTATGGTTATATATGGAGCCCTCATTTGGTCCCTAAACCAAAAG ATTGGGGACCCAACattgatgttgttggattttgtTTCCTTGACCTTGCTTCAGATTATGAGCCACCAATATCATTATTAGAGTGGCTTGAAGAAGGCGAAAAGGAAGGCAAAAAACCTATATATATTGGATTTGGTAGCCTT CCTCTAGAGCAGCCAGACAAAATGACACAAATTATAATTGAAGCTCTGGATAAAACCGGGCAGAGAGGAATCATCAACAAAGGCTGGGGTGGACTTGGGAATT TGGCAGAAACAAAGAATTCCGTGTACTTATTGGACAACTGTCCACATGATTGGCTATTCCCAAGATGCAAGGCTGTG GTGCATCATGGGGGTGCTGGAACAACTGCTGCTGGTCTTAGAGCTGCA TGCCCAACAACAATTGTACCATTCTTTGGGGACCAGCCATTTTGGGGAGAGCGAGTGCATGCCAGAGGAGTAGGCCCGGCACCAATTCCAGTGGATGAATTTACATTAGGCAGGCTGGTTGATGCTATAAACTATATGCTGAAGCCAgag GTGAAAAGGAATGCCGAAGAACTTGCCGATGCCATGAAACACGAAGATGGGGTGGCAGGAGCAGTTGCAGCCTTCTATAAACATTATCATCCTCAAACACTTGATTCCGAGACCAACCATCAACCAGTAGCCACCGTGCCTAGACTTGGGTTCTCCTTCCTAGGATGCTTTGGTCTCTCTAGATCTAAATCCACAACTTCTAGATAG